A single Tenacibaculum sp. 190524A02b DNA region contains:
- the gltX gene encoding glutamate--tRNA ligase, producing the protein MTDNVRVRFAPSPTGPLHMGGVRTALFNYLFAKKHNGTFVLRIEDTDQTRYVANAEQYIIDSLEWCNIPFDEGPGKNEQFGPYRQSERKEIYKKYADELLAKGWAYYAFDTSEELDAHRKGHEAEGKTFIYNWHNREKGRLVNSLVLSEEEVQAKIAAGEKYVVRFKTPQDETLVMQDEIRGTITIDTNTLDDKILFKSDGMPTYHLANIVDDHLMQISHVIRGEEWLPSLPLHELLYKAFDWQAPKFAHLPLILKPVGKGKLSKRDGDKLGFPVFPLEYTNEESGDVSRGYKEDGYFSDAFINMLAFLGWNPGTEQEIFSLEALINAFDLSRVSKSGAKFSPDKTKWFNQQYLQQKSDADLTALFLPIVEAKGKTKETTYVEKVVSLIKERATFVEDFWDLADFFFVSPTEYDAKAAKKQWKEGTPALMQELITIVEGIEDFSSQNTETVVKEWITAKEVGFGKVMQPLRLSLVGALKGPHLFDIIEMIGKEATVERIQNAINNL; encoded by the coding sequence ATGACTGATAACGTAAGAGTACGCTTTGCTCCTAGTCCAACAGGCCCTTTACACATGGGAGGAGTAAGAACCGCTTTATTTAACTATTTATTTGCTAAGAAGCATAATGGAACTTTTGTATTACGTATTGAAGATACAGACCAAACACGTTATGTAGCAAATGCAGAACAGTATATAATTGATTCGTTAGAATGGTGTAATATTCCTTTTGATGAAGGACCTGGTAAAAACGAACAATTTGGCCCTTACCGTCAGTCAGAACGAAAAGAAATCTATAAAAAATATGCCGATGAATTACTTGCTAAAGGATGGGCGTATTATGCATTTGATACTTCGGAAGAATTAGATGCGCATAGAAAAGGACATGAAGCTGAAGGAAAAACATTTATTTATAATTGGCACAATAGAGAAAAAGGAAGATTGGTAAACTCCCTAGTACTTTCTGAAGAAGAAGTACAAGCTAAAATAGCGGCTGGAGAAAAATACGTAGTTCGTTTTAAAACACCACAAGATGAAACCTTGGTAATGCAAGATGAAATACGTGGAACCATTACTATTGATACCAATACGTTGGATGATAAAATATTATTTAAGTCGGACGGAATGCCAACCTATCATTTGGCAAATATTGTAGACGATCATTTAATGCAAATATCACATGTAATTCGTGGTGAAGAATGGTTACCTTCTCTCCCACTTCATGAATTATTATACAAAGCTTTTGATTGGCAAGCGCCAAAGTTTGCACACCTGCCGTTAATATTGAAACCAGTAGGTAAAGGAAAGTTAAGCAAGCGTGATGGTGATAAATTAGGATTTCCAGTATTCCCATTAGAATACACAAATGAAGAATCAGGAGATGTTTCACGTGGATACAAAGAAGATGGGTATTTTTCAGACGCTTTTATAAATATGCTAGCCTTTTTAGGTTGGAATCCAGGTACTGAGCAAGAAATATTCTCTTTAGAAGCATTAATTAATGCTTTTGATTTAAGTAGAGTAAGTAAATCGGGTGCTAAGTTTAGTCCAGATAAAACCAAATGGTTTAATCAACAATACTTACAACAAAAGTCGGATGCTGATTTAACAGCATTGTTTTTACCTATAGTTGAAGCTAAAGGAAAAACCAAAGAAACTACCTATGTAGAAAAAGTAGTTTCGTTAATAAAAGAGCGTGCCACTTTTGTAGAAGATTTTTGGGATTTAGCAGATTTTTTCTTTGTAAGTCCTACAGAGTACGATGCAAAAGCTGCTAAAAAACAATGGAAAGAAGGAACTCCAGCATTAATGCAAGAATTGATTACTATAGTAGAAGGCATTGAAGATTTTAGCTCTCAAAACACAGAAACTGTAGTAAAAGAATGGATTACGGCAAAAGAAGTAGGTTTTGGTAAAGTAATGCAACCACTTCGTTTAAGCTTAGTAGGTGCTTTAAAAGGCCCTCACCTATTTGATATTATAGAAATGATAGGAAAAGAAGCTACCGTAGAACGCATACAAAATGCAATAAATAACTTATAA
- a CDS encoding T9SS type A sorting domain-containing protein produces MKKQLTIIALFLSAITFGQFCDDFNDQNVSNWNGVLAGANTADSPGPSGASNDYFLHSYDDQGYSYIYNDVDYKGDWTEYNGQCLCWDFKVINDGNLGQPLSPKLIIYSGSSTSPTAAASFTATVQTTEGGGWVHVCAPIEVLNAGDPFPQNANGSWSMAAGSTAADWNNLLQNMTGIRFVLDLTSYPIEEYGYDNICIQDCDIVGEPTDEGAYCCEGDNLVENGNFEFGNTGFSSDYANDPVLYPGAYNVDNDSSQFGTQIKDHSYCEDPNKYANNSQFLLINGKTTQPTGTTSVVWEQNVSVQPDRNYKFCANFKNLPQCRFDILPEVQLEINGTLYPWQTIDTSSDACDWQNISECFSATDDLVNIKIHLKEDGLGDGNDLAIDDIAVQEKLDQNLSITVQHQGTPKQIIGSVNTIDTADDILLVNEECKEQNQGIQYYWFVFELSSYPFSSLGSNMVPGTFAWSSNQGGFSQATGALSSAWSLTTTFPDYVFDDNKLYLIGMYVPSCCESCYDEGWAYQLTLNSTGARNAKAGGLNAKMKEEIKAMFKAFDGKGTSVDDNQEETEEESLKVYPNPSKEILNLNKEVTSYTIQNMNGKTLLKSPKKASSIKIISLKSGMYILNTTNKEGKEHKCKFIKN; encoded by the coding sequence ATGAAAAAACAACTTACCATTATAGCTTTATTTCTAAGTGCTATTACATTCGGTCAATTTTGTGACGATTTTAATGATCAAAACGTATCCAACTGGAATGGCGTATTAGCAGGAGCAAATACCGCAGATTCTCCAGGACCTTCAGGAGCTAGTAACGACTATTTTTTACATTCTTATGACGATCAAGGATATTCATATATTTATAATGATGTTGATTATAAAGGTGATTGGACAGAATATAATGGACAATGCCTTTGCTGGGACTTTAAAGTAATTAACGATGGAAATTTAGGGCAACCATTATCACCAAAATTAATTATTTATAGTGGCTCTTCAACAAGTCCAACAGCTGCCGCTTCTTTTACAGCTACGGTACAAACTACTGAAGGTGGCGGATGGGTACATGTTTGTGCACCTATTGAAGTATTAAATGCTGGTGATCCTTTTCCTCAAAATGCCAATGGATCTTGGTCAATGGCAGCTGGATCTACTGCCGCGGATTGGAATAATTTACTACAAAATATGACGGGAATTAGGTTTGTATTGGATTTAACCAGTTACCCAATTGAAGAATATGGATACGATAATATTTGTATTCAAGATTGTGATATTGTTGGAGAACCTACAGATGAAGGTGCTTATTGTTGTGAAGGAGATAATTTGGTGGAAAACGGAAATTTTGAATTTGGAAATACAGGTTTTAGTAGTGATTATGCTAATGATCCAGTATTGTACCCAGGAGCATATAATGTAGATAATGATTCGAGTCAGTTTGGAACACAAATTAAAGACCATTCCTATTGTGAAGACCCAAATAAATACGCAAATAACAGTCAGTTTTTATTAATAAATGGTAAAACTACCCAGCCAACAGGAACAACAAGTGTAGTTTGGGAACAAAATGTAAGTGTACAACCAGATAGAAACTATAAATTCTGTGCTAATTTTAAAAACTTACCACAATGTAGATTTGATATTTTACCAGAAGTTCAGCTAGAAATTAATGGCACATTATATCCTTGGCAAACCATAGATACTTCTTCAGATGCTTGTGATTGGCAAAATATTTCAGAATGTTTTTCAGCTACAGATGATCTAGTAAACATAAAAATTCACTTAAAAGAAGACGGATTAGGAGATGGAAATGATTTAGCTATTGATGATATTGCTGTACAAGAAAAGTTAGATCAAAATTTAAGTATAACAGTACAACACCAAGGAACCCCAAAACAAATAATAGGTTCAGTAAACACTATTGATACTGCTGATGATATTCTATTGGTAAATGAAGAGTGTAAAGAACAAAACCAAGGAATTCAATACTACTGGTTTGTGTTTGAGTTAAGTAGCTATCCATTCTCATCATTAGGTAGTAATATGGTTCCAGGTACGTTTGCGTGGTCAAGTAACCAAGGAGGATTTAGTCAGGCAACAGGTGCATTGTCTTCGGCATGGAGTTTAACCACTACCTTCCCAGATTATGTGTTTGATGATAATAAATTGTACTTAATTGGTATGTATGTTCCGTCTTGTTGTGAAAGTTGTTATGATGAAGGTTGGGCATATCAATTAACCTTAAACTCAACAGGAGCAAGGAATGCTAAAGCAGGCGGATTAAATGCAAAAATGAAAGAAGAAATAAAAGCCATGTTTAAAGCTTTTGATGGAAAAGGTACTTCTGTTGATGATAATCAAGAAGAAACCGAAGAAGAATCTTTAAAAGTATATCCAAATCCTAGTAAAGAAATACTAAATTTAAACAAAGAAGTAACTTCTTATACTATACAAAACATGAATGGTAAAACGTTGCTTAAAAGCCCTAAAAAAGCATCTTCTATTAAAATAATCAGTTTAAAAAGTGGTATGTATATTTTAAATACTACCAATAAAGAAGGCAAAGAGCACAAATGTAAGTTTATTAAAAACTAA
- a CDS encoding DUF4175 family protein codes for MDVFNSIEKKLQQFSTKYYTNELIKGSILFFSLGLIYLFVTLFIEYFLWLKPTARTFLFWLFIAIELLLLIRFICFPIFKLIGLKKGISTEEASKIIGNHFPEVKDKLLNVLQLKQNSEQSDLLLASIAQKSKELQPVPFAKAVNFKSNLKYAKYGLIPVFIWLLTLLSGLNTKLGQSFNRVLDYKTAYAPPAPFHFSLTNNQLNVIKGKSITVYAEAKGELIPEEAKVSFNDQQYYMQNNGNGLFSYTFNEVQTPINFFISANKVESQEYKINLIKTPSIQNISLKLQYPSYTKKKNETITNTGNMNVPQGTFVTWQLKTSETESVAFVFNEKRELFNENSKEDYSFKKRILEDINYQITTSNKNLKDYEQLQFSINVVKDELPTISVQSNIDSISRGNAQFVGQITDDYGFSKLELVYHEENNNQTTENQLIKIKNSPIQTFEYQFPNGLNLKENTNYELYFQVYDNDRVNGAKKVVSRKFYYKQKSSEQIEEELLQEQKDFIDKLENSLEKQQNSKKELEKIQFELQNKKNISWSDQKNLKNLIKRQEQYQKMMQRQTEKLEENFEEKEEKNESLQEKKEQLKKRMDELKKLEKQQKLLDELKKLADKLKKDDLIKKAKELSEQNKQQEKSLERILEMTKRYYVEQKMNQISKKLDDLAKKQEEAAKKQEENTNKDGEEQNEKAKKEQEKLNKEFDQIKKDIDELKKDNEKLKEPMDIPSMEELKKDTQKELDKAKENLEKNKSSDAKKNQKKAAQKMQEMSKKMQQSMDMMSMEMQEENMEGLRQILENLVTFSFNQEDLMNTFSSTSSAHPNFGSNLRKQHQLKTYFEHIDDSLFVLSMRVPQISTEVQNELANAHYNLDQSLENFADNRFRNGVSNQQYVMTSANTIANMLSDTLDAMKNPKPGSGKGKGKGESFSLPDIIQKQNELMEKMKEGMKKNNKGKPKDGKGEKDGEKKGDKGKKEGKGEGEQKEGEGMNGELYEIYKEQSQLRQQLENAIKKGKDGNGKAKKAIEKMEQLENKILENGFTQETINRMKQLNYELLKLDKATFEQGKKKERKSNTNLQEYNSTNRKNLEFKKLFYNQTEILNRQSLPLQENYKNKVKKYFTTTKKQD; via the coding sequence ATGGACGTTTTTAACAGTATTGAAAAAAAGTTACAACAATTTAGTACTAAATACTATACTAATGAACTAATAAAGGGAAGTATTTTATTCTTCTCATTAGGACTTATTTACCTTTTTGTAACTTTATTTATAGAATATTTTTTATGGTTAAAGCCTACAGCAAGAACCTTTTTATTTTGGTTATTTATAGCTATTGAGCTTTTACTATTAATTCGATTTATATGTTTCCCTATTTTTAAATTAATTGGTTTAAAAAAAGGAATTTCTACTGAAGAAGCTTCAAAAATTATTGGTAATCATTTTCCGGAAGTAAAAGATAAACTGCTAAATGTTTTACAACTAAAACAGAATTCAGAGCAATCTGACTTGTTATTGGCTAGTATAGCGCAAAAATCAAAAGAATTACAACCAGTACCCTTTGCTAAAGCTGTTAATTTTAAATCTAATTTAAAGTATGCTAAATATGGTTTGATTCCTGTTTTTATATGGTTACTAACTTTATTATCTGGATTAAACACAAAATTAGGGCAAAGTTTTAATCGTGTATTAGATTATAAAACGGCTTATGCTCCACCAGCTCCTTTCCATTTTTCTTTAACCAATAATCAATTAAACGTTATTAAAGGAAAATCCATTACTGTATATGCGGAAGCTAAAGGTGAACTTATTCCTGAAGAAGCCAAAGTTTCTTTTAATGATCAGCAATATTATATGCAAAACAACGGAAATGGATTGTTTTCTTATACATTTAATGAAGTACAAACGCCTATTAATTTCTTTATTTCTGCAAATAAAGTTGAATCTCAAGAATATAAAATCAACCTAATAAAAACACCTTCTATTCAAAATATTTCCTTGAAATTACAGTATCCTAGTTACACTAAAAAGAAGAATGAAACCATAACCAATACTGGAAACATGAATGTTCCACAAGGAACATTTGTTACTTGGCAATTAAAAACTTCTGAAACAGAATCCGTTGCTTTTGTTTTTAATGAAAAAAGAGAGCTTTTTAATGAAAATTCAAAAGAGGATTATTCATTTAAAAAACGAATTTTAGAGGATATTAATTACCAAATTACCACTTCTAATAAAAATTTAAAAGACTATGAACAGTTGCAATTTTCTATTAATGTAGTAAAAGATGAATTACCAACCATTAGTGTACAATCAAATATAGACAGTATTTCAAGAGGTAATGCACAGTTTGTTGGTCAAATTACTGATGACTATGGTTTTAGTAAATTAGAATTGGTTTACCATGAAGAAAATAACAACCAAACAACTGAAAACCAGTTAATTAAAATAAAAAATTCACCTATTCAAACCTTTGAATATCAGTTTCCTAATGGGTTGAATTTAAAGGAAAATACCAATTATGAGTTGTATTTTCAAGTGTATGATAATGACCGAGTAAATGGTGCTAAAAAAGTTGTAAGTCGTAAATTTTATTACAAACAAAAGTCTTCTGAACAAATAGAAGAAGAACTGTTACAAGAACAAAAAGACTTTATTGATAAACTTGAAAACTCTTTAGAAAAACAACAAAACAGTAAAAAAGAGCTTGAAAAAATTCAGTTTGAACTTCAAAACAAGAAAAATATTAGTTGGAGTGATCAAAAAAACCTGAAAAACTTAATAAAAAGACAAGAACAGTATCAAAAAATGATGCAACGTCAAACCGAGAAGTTAGAAGAAAACTTTGAAGAAAAAGAAGAAAAAAACGAGTCTTTACAAGAGAAAAAAGAACAGCTTAAAAAGCGAATGGACGAGCTCAAGAAGCTAGAAAAACAGCAAAAATTATTGGATGAATTAAAAAAATTAGCTGATAAGCTTAAAAAAGATGATCTTATTAAAAAGGCTAAAGAATTGTCTGAACAAAATAAACAACAAGAAAAAAGCTTAGAACGTATTCTTGAAATGACGAAACGTTATTATGTAGAGCAAAAAATGAATCAGATTTCTAAAAAATTAGATGATTTAGCAAAAAAACAAGAAGAGGCAGCTAAAAAGCAAGAAGAAAATACAAACAAAGATGGAGAAGAGCAAAATGAGAAAGCAAAAAAGGAACAAGAAAAACTAAACAAAGAATTTGATCAAATTAAAAAAGATATTGATGAATTAAAAAAGGATAACGAAAAATTAAAAGAACCTATGGACATTCCATCTATGGAAGAATTGAAAAAAGATACGCAAAAGGAACTGGATAAAGCCAAGGAAAACCTTGAGAAAAACAAGAGTTCTGATGCCAAAAAGAATCAGAAAAAAGCTGCTCAAAAAATGCAAGAAATGAGTAAAAAAATGCAGCAATCTATGGATATGATGAGTATGGAAATGCAAGAAGAAAACATGGAAGGGTTGCGACAAATACTAGAAAACTTGGTTACTTTTTCTTTTAATCAGGAAGATTTAATGAATACTTTTTCTAGCACTTCTTCTGCACATCCTAATTTTGGTTCTAATCTTAGAAAACAACATCAATTAAAAACTTATTTTGAACACATAGATGATAGTTTGTTTGTTTTATCCATGCGTGTGCCTCAAATATCTACTGAAGTACAAAATGAATTAGCAAATGCACATTATAATTTAGATCAATCTTTAGAAAACTTTGCAGATAATAGATTTAGAAACGGTGTTTCAAATCAACAATATGTCATGACATCAGCAAATACCATTGCAAATATGTTAAGTGATACTTTAGATGCTATGAAAAATCCTAAGCCAGGTTCTGGAAAAGGAAAAGGTAAGGGAGAATCTTTTAGTTTACCAGATATTATTCAAAAGCAAAATGAGTTGATGGAAAAGATGAAAGAAGGCATGAAAAAGAACAATAAAGGAAAACCTAAAGATGGAAAAGGAGAGAAGGATGGTGAGAAAAAAGGCGATAAAGGTAAAAAAGAAGGAAAAGGAGAAGGTGAACAAAAAGAAGGTGAAGGTATGAATGGTGAATTGTATGAGATTTATAAAGAACAATCACAATTACGCCAACAATTAGAAAATGCTATTAAAAAAGGAAAAGATGGTAATGGTAAAGCTAAAAAGGCCATAGAAAAAATGGAGCAACTTGAAAATAAAATTTTAGAGAATGGCTTTACTCAAGAAACTATAAACCGAATGAAACAATTAAATTATGAGTTATTAAAATTGGATAAAGCTACTTTTGAACAAGGAAAGAAAAAAGAAAGGAAGTCAAACACCAATTTACAAGAGTACAATAGTACGAATAGAAAAAACTTAGAGTTTAAGAAGTTGTTTTACAATCAAACAGAAATATTAAATAGACAATCATTACCTTTGCAGGAAAATTACAAAAACAAGGTTAAAAAATACTTTACAACTACTAAAAAGCAAGATTAA
- the mfd gene encoding transcription-repair coupling factor, producing the protein MSKQTIVNHYQQSEKVTQIVAQLQQDAHHFQITNLVGSSLSFVISETFKQANKPYLLICNDKEEAAYYLNDLEQLLGEKNVLFYPGSYRRPYQIEETDNANVLLRSEVLNRINSRKKPAIIVTYPTALFEKVVTKKELEKNTLKVAVGEQVSLDFVNEVLFEYNFNRVDFVTEPGEFSVRGGIIDVFSFSNDEPYRIEFFGDEVDSIRTFDVETQLSKEKLTKVSIMPNVENKALQETRESFLKYIASKTVVFTRNTEVIAAQLDKFYVKAETAFSELSKEVNHAAPTTLFCNGTEIIKQLQDFMVAHISFRSELKKENPAMDVLFHVKPQPSFNKQFNLLIDNLNENHNNGFTNYIFCSNDKQAQRFKDIFDDAEKEVHYETLVFPIYQGFIDEDAKIVCYTDHQIFERYHKFRLKNGYAKKQSITLQELTKLEVGDYVTHIDHGVGKFGGLQKIDVEGKKQEAIKLIYGDRDILYVSIHSLHKISKFNGRDGKPPKIYKLGSGAWKKVKQKTKKRVKEIAFNLIKLYAKRKLEKGFAFGPDTHMQHELEASFLYEDTPDQYTSTQDVKADMEKEQPMDRLVCGDVGFGKTEVAVRAAFKAVDNGKQVAVLVPTTILAFQHFKTFSNRLKDFPVTIDYLNRFRTAKQRKGVLEGVADGSVDIVIGTHQLTNKSVQFKDLGLLIIDEEQKFGVSAKDKLKTIKENVDTLTLTATPIPRTLQFSLMAARDLSVIKTPPPNRHPIETNVIRFTEDTIRDAISYEISRGGQVFFIHNRIENIKEVAGMLQRLVPDAKIGIGHGQMEGKKLEELMLAFMNNEFDVLVSTTIIESGLDVPNANTIFINNANNFGLSDLHQMRGRVGRSNKKAFCYFITPPYHHMTEDARKRIQALELFSDLGSGLNIAMKDLEIRGAGDLLGGEQSGFINDIGFDAYQKILQETIEELKENEFKELYNTEENGPKEFVKEVQIDTDFEILFPDDYVNSVSERLVLYNKLSDVNSEEELKVFEGEIIDRFGEYPTQVADLLDSVRIKWLAKSLGLEKVVLKQKRMIGYFVSDQQSDFYQTQAFTRMLQYVQKHSKSCVMKEKETKNGLRLLITFIKIDTVNKALKTLEAV; encoded by the coding sequence TTGAGTAAGCAAACCATTGTAAACCATTACCAACAATCTGAAAAGGTAACACAGATTGTTGCACAGTTACAGCAAGATGCACACCACTTTCAAATAACGAATTTGGTCGGGTCTTCGTTGTCTTTTGTTATTTCAGAAACCTTTAAACAAGCCAATAAACCCTATTTGTTAATTTGTAACGATAAGGAAGAAGCAGCTTATTATTTGAACGATTTAGAACAATTGTTAGGAGAGAAAAATGTATTATTTTATCCCGGTTCGTATCGACGTCCGTATCAAATAGAAGAAACAGACAATGCAAATGTATTGTTACGATCGGAAGTATTGAATCGTATCAATTCCCGTAAAAAGCCAGCCATTATTGTTACCTATCCTACTGCCCTATTTGAAAAGGTAGTGACTAAAAAAGAGCTGGAAAAAAATACGCTTAAAGTAGCTGTTGGCGAGCAAGTATCATTAGATTTTGTAAACGAAGTATTGTTTGAATACAACTTTAACCGCGTAGATTTTGTAACAGAACCAGGAGAATTTTCGGTACGTGGAGGAATTATAGATGTATTTTCATTTTCTAATGACGAACCGTATCGTATTGAATTTTTTGGTGATGAGGTAGATAGCATTAGAACTTTTGATGTAGAAACTCAACTTTCTAAAGAAAAGCTTACCAAAGTGAGTATAATGCCTAATGTAGAAAATAAAGCATTGCAAGAAACTCGCGAAAGCTTTTTAAAATACATTGCCTCAAAAACGGTAGTCTTTACAAGAAATACAGAGGTAATTGCAGCGCAATTAGATAAGTTTTACGTAAAAGCAGAAACTGCTTTTAGTGAACTTTCTAAAGAAGTAAATCATGCAGCACCCACTACCCTATTCTGTAACGGAACTGAAATAATCAAGCAGTTACAAGATTTTATGGTGGCACATATAAGCTTCCGTTCTGAGTTGAAAAAAGAAAACCCAGCAATGGATGTATTATTTCACGTGAAACCACAACCCTCGTTTAATAAACAATTCAACTTACTGATAGATAATTTAAACGAGAACCATAACAATGGGTTTACTAATTATATTTTTTGTTCAAATGACAAACAAGCACAACGATTCAAAGATATTTTTGACGATGCTGAAAAAGAAGTCCATTATGAAACCTTAGTATTTCCAATATACCAAGGATTTATTGATGAAGATGCGAAAATTGTTTGTTATACAGATCACCAAATATTTGAACGTTATCATAAATTCCGACTAAAAAACGGATATGCTAAAAAGCAATCCATCACTTTACAAGAGCTTACTAAATTGGAGGTTGGCGATTATGTGACGCATATAGATCATGGAGTTGGTAAGTTTGGAGGACTCCAAAAAATTGATGTAGAAGGGAAAAAGCAAGAAGCTATAAAGCTAATATATGGAGACAGAGATATTCTCTATGTAAGCATTCACTCCTTACACAAAATCTCTAAGTTCAATGGACGTGATGGAAAGCCACCAAAGATATATAAACTAGGCTCTGGAGCTTGGAAAAAAGTAAAACAAAAAACAAAGAAAAGAGTTAAAGAAATTGCCTTTAACCTTATTAAACTTTATGCTAAAAGAAAATTAGAAAAAGGATTTGCTTTTGGACCAGACACACACATGCAACATGAGCTGGAGGCAAGTTTTTTATATGAAGATACGCCAGATCAATATACATCCACACAAGATGTGAAAGCTGATATGGAAAAAGAACAACCTATGGACAGATTGGTTTGTGGAGATGTTGGTTTTGGTAAAACAGAAGTTGCAGTTCGTGCTGCATTTAAAGCAGTAGATAACGGAAAACAAGTAGCAGTATTAGTACCAACTACCATATTAGCATTTCAGCACTTTAAAACGTTCTCTAATCGCTTAAAAGACTTTCCAGTTACCATTGATTATTTAAATCGTTTTAGAACCGCAAAACAAAGAAAAGGCGTGTTAGAAGGTGTTGCAGATGGTAGCGTAGATATTGTGATTGGAACACATCAATTAACCAATAAGAGTGTACAGTTTAAAGATTTAGGATTGCTAATTATTGATGAAGAACAAAAATTTGGAGTATCGGCAAAAGATAAGTTAAAAACCATTAAGGAAAACGTAGATACCTTAACACTTACCGCAACGCCAATACCTCGTACCTTACAGTTTAGTTTAATGGCTGCGCGTGACTTATCGGTTATAAAAACGCCGCCACCAAACCGTCACCCAATTGAAACCAATGTCATTCGTTTTACTGAAGACACCATTCGTGATGCTATTTCGTATGAAATTTCACGTGGAGGACAAGTGTTTTTTATCCATAATCGCATAGAAAATATTAAAGAAGTTGCAGGAATGTTGCAACGTTTAGTGCCTGATGCTAAAATAGGTATTGGACACGGACAAATGGAAGGAAAAAAGTTAGAAGAGTTAATGTTAGCCTTTATGAACAATGAGTTTGATGTATTGGTATCTACCACAATTATTGAAAGTGGATTGGATGTACCAAACGCCAATACCATTTTTATAAACAATGCCAATAACTTTGGATTGTCAGACTTACATCAAATGCGTGGACGTGTTGGGCGTTCTAATAAGAAAGCCTTTTGTTATTTTATCACACCACCTTACCATCATATGACCGAAGATGCTAGAAAACGAATTCAAGCATTGGAATTATTTTCTGATTTAGGAAGCGGATTGAATATTGCCATGAAAGATTTAGAAATTCGTGGTGCTGGAGATTTATTAGGAGGAGAACAAAGTGGATTTATCAATGATATAGGTTTTGATGCCTATCAGAAAATTCTACAAGAAACTATTGAAGAATTAAAAGAAAACGAGTTTAAGGAATTATATAATACCGAAGAAAATGGACCAAAAGAGTTTGTAAAAGAAGTACAAATTGATACCGATTTTGAAATACTTTTCCCAGATGATTATGTAAACTCTGTAAGTGAACGTTTGGTACTGTATAACAAACTATCCGATGTAAATTCTGAAGAAGAATTAAAGGTATTTGAAGGTGAAATTATAGACCGTTTTGGAGAATACCCAACGCAAGTAGCTGATTTATTAGATAGTGTCCGAATTAAATGGTTAGCAAAATCATTAGGATTGGAAAAAGTAGTACTGAAACAAAAGAGAATGATTGGATATTTTGTTTCAGATCAGCAAAGTGATTTTTATCAAACGCAGGCTTTTACAAGGATGTTACAATATGTACAGAAACATTCTAAAAGCTGTGTAATGAAGGAAAAAGAAACTAAAAACGGGTTACGCTTATTAATCACTTTTATAAAAATAGATACCGTAAACAAAGCATTAAAAACATTAGAAGCAGTGTAA
- a CDS encoding TerB family tellurite resistance protein: MSISDLYSSGKHKQEIGHFASIVKIAKVDTIITEGEEKLLNKAAKKLNISETEYAEILKNPEKFPVNPPVSYDERIERLYRLTKMIFADAQVDKEEVGIMRKIAVALQFPTDNVEKVCDEAVHLILNDNDLEDFTNAIKKVNLV; encoded by the coding sequence ATGTCTATATCCGATTTATATTCTAGTGGAAAACATAAACAAGAAATAGGACACTTTGCAAGTATTGTAAAAATTGCTAAAGTTGATACTATAATTACTGAAGGGGAAGAAAAGCTATTAAATAAGGCTGCCAAAAAATTAAATATTAGCGAAACAGAATATGCTGAAATTTTAAAGAATCCAGAAAAATTTCCAGTAAATCCGCCTGTGAGTTATGACGAGCGTATTGAACGTTTGTATAGATTAACTAAAATGATTTTTGCAGATGCACAGGTAGATAAAGAAGAGGTAGGTATTATGCGAAAAATAGCAGTTGCCTTACAATTTCCTACTGATAATGTAGAGAAAGTTTGTGATGAAGCTGTGCATTTAATACTGAATGACAATGATTTAGAAGATTTTACGAATGCTATAAAAAAAGTGAATTTAGTGTAA